A stretch of DNA from Deltaproteobacteria bacterium:
CATCTTCGGACGCTATCTTTTTACGTCAAATATTTTTAAACATCTTCAAAACACCTCCAAGGGGCGCAACGGCGAAATTCAATTGGCCGATGCCATGCACACTCTGGCCAAGACAGACCAACTCGATGCGCTGGAATTGGAAGGAAAACTTTTTGACATTGGAAACCCCGAGGGGCTCGCCCGTGCCAATCTCTATTTTGGAATCAAAGAATATGGCGACAGCATTATCGATTTGTAGGGGCAGGCAAAGCCCCCTCCAATGGCAAAGCCATTGGAGCCTCCCCCTCAACGCCGCTCCGCGGCTAATTTTGAACGGTCAAAAATGAATACATTTATTAAAAATCTTCCTCTTCACCTAGATAAGACCGTTACCGTTAAGGGATGGATCTATAATTTCCGCTCCTCCGGGAAAATTGCTTTTTTGCAACTGCGCGACGGAAGCGGGTTTTGTCAGGCCATCGTCAGCCAGCCTGCTGTTGCACCGAATGTTTGGGGAAAAATTGCGAAGATCACACTGGAAACATCGGCCATTGTGACGGGAAAAGTTTCGAAGCATCCCAAAAAAGAAGAATACGAACTGCAAGTTGAAGATTTGGAACTGGTGCAGATAGCCGAAGATTATCCCATCGGAAAAAAAGAACACGGCCCCGATTTTTTGCTCGACAACCGGCATTTATGGCTTCGTTCACCGCGCCAATGGGCCATCCAGAGAATCCGCCACACTATTTCTTACGCAACCTTTGAGTGGATGGATCAGCACCACTTTTTGCGCATGGATGCACCCATTCTGACACCGGCCGCATGCGAAGGAACCACAACACTTTTCGAGGTCCCCTACTTTGATTTGGGGAAAGCTTATCTTTCGCAATCGGGCCAACTCTACAGCGAAGCCGCCATTTTCGCCCACGGCCGCTGTTATGATTTTGGTCCGGTGTTCCGCGCGGAAAAAAGCAAAACGCGCCGACACCTGACCGAATTCTGGATGATGGACGCTGAAGCCGCCTTTGTGGAACACGATGAAAATTTGAAAATTCAGGAAGGGTTGGTCAGTTTCATCGTCAAAAAAGTTTTGGAGAAAAACCGGAATGAATTGAAAATTTTGGAAAGAGATACAGCGCCGCTGGAAAAAATTGTTGCCCCTTTTTATCGCCTCACGCATTCGCAGGCGATTCAAAAACTTCACGCACTCGGTTCGGACATCAAAGACGAAGAAGATTTGGGTGGTGATGATGAAACAAAACTTTCACAATCTTACGACAAACCGGTTTTTATCGAAAAATATCCGGCCAAAGTGAAAGCGTTCTATATGAAGCGGGATCCTCAAAATCCGGAGCTGGCGCTGTGCGCCGATTTACTTGCTCCGGAAGGCTACGGAGAAATCATCGGCGGGAGCCAACGCGAAGAATCGATTGACGTTTTGTTGGAGCGATTGCAAGAACACAACCTTCCGAGAGCCTCTTTCGAATGGTATCTTGATTTGAGAAAATACGGGAGCGTCCCCCACTCCGGTTTTGGTTTCGGACTCGAACGTCTTGTTTCATGGATTTGCAAACTCGATCATGTGCGCGAGTCGATCCCGTTTCCGCGCATGATCTACCGCAACACACCGTAAATAATGAAAAAGCAACGCCCCACTTTTAAATGTCTGCCGACATCCTTTGCCGATTCTCCTTATCGTACCAAAGAAAAAAACGCCCTCTTCTGGTGCATGTTGGTTACGGGGTTGGCCATGCTCGTCGAATTTTTCGGCGGACTTTGGACAAATTCTCTCGCACTTCTTTCGGATGCGGCGCACATGTTTTCCCATCTTTTTTCACTCGGCGTCAGTTTTGCCGCCATTGTGCTTGCGTCAAGGGAAGTTGACGAAGCCCGCAGTTACGGATTTCACCGCGCGGAAATCCTCGCCGCACTATTCAACGGTATCACTCTTTTTTTGATTGTTCTCTGGATCGGGTACGATGCCATCCACCGTTTTTTAAATCCGGTACCCATCGCCACTTCCGCAATGTTGTGGATTGCCGTCTTCGGATTGCTCGTGAATTTGGGAACGATGGTTATTTTGAAAAGTGTCCGGGCAAAAGATCTCAACGTCCGAAGCGCATTTTTCCACATGCTCTCCGACACACTTTCTTCAGTCGGAATTATTATCGCCGGCGTTCTGATTTATTACACGGGGAAGACATGGCTGGATCCGTTTGCCAGCTTGCTCATCGCGGTGATGATTTTACTTTGGTCTTTTCAGTTGATCCGGGAATCGGTTCACATTCTGCTTGAATCCAAACCGAAACATCTCTCCCCCAAAGAAATTGCCGCCGCGCTTCGAAAGGAAATTCCGGGGATTCACGGAGTTCATCACATCCATATCTGGGAGTTGACGTCCGAGCTGTACGCTTTCACCGCGCACATCGAAATAGAAAATATTCGCATCAGCGAATCAGAGCAATTGCATAAACAAATCAACCAACTCTTATGCGAACGCTACCACATCACCCACACCAACCTTCAATTCGAATGCAAAAGATGATTCTTTATCAAGATGAATCCCTGATTATTGTTGAAAAACCGGCGGGGACACCTTCCTGCGGCGACAATTCGCTTGAAACAGAACTTCAAAAAAAATTTCCGACCGCGCGTTTGGTGCATCGTTTGGATAATGAAACATCGGGGCTCATGGTGGCCGCTTTAACTGAAGAGGTGTGGAAAAAATTGCGCGAAATTTGGAAAACACCGCAAGTTGTGAAAAAATACACGGCGCTTGTTGTGGGAAGAACGGCCGCTGATGGAGAAATTACAAATCCCATCGCCCATCATCACAAAAAGAAAAAGAAAATGGAGGTGGGGGGCAAAGAAGGACAAACGGCGCAAACAAATTTCAAAACATTAAAGCATCTGGGCAAATGCAGTTTGCTGGAAGTCACCATCACAACGGGAGTGCGCCACCAAATCCGCGTCCACTTGGCCTCCATCGGTCATCCTGTTGTGGGCGACAAAATTTATCTCCGCGCCAAACACCAAAATTCGGAATTACCGAAACTGAACCGACATTTTCTTCACCTCAGTTACTTGAAATTTTTCCATCCCATCACCGGAAAAATCTGTGAGTGGAAATCCGCCCTACCGCAAAAGTTTATCGTAAGTGTCCGACACTTACGCATACAAAATTCTTTATCAAATTGATCGCCAATTTTTTGACGTGCGCCAAAAAATTGACGCAC
This window harbors:
- a CDS encoding RluA family pseudouridine synthase produces the protein MILYQDESLIIVEKPAGTPSCGDNSLETELQKKFPTARLVHRLDNETSGLMVAALTEEVWKKLREIWKTPQVVKKYTALVVGRTAADGEITNPIAHHHKKKKKMEVGGKEGQTAQTNFKTLKHLGKCSLLEVTITTGVRHQIRVHLASIGHPVVGDKIYLRAKHQNSELPKLNRHFLHLSYLKFFHPITGKICEWKSALPQKFIVSVRHLRIQNSLSN
- the asnS gene encoding asparagine--tRNA ligase, with the translated sequence MNTFIKNLPLHLDKTVTVKGWIYNFRSSGKIAFLQLRDGSGFCQAIVSQPAVAPNVWGKIAKITLETSAIVTGKVSKHPKKEEYELQVEDLELVQIAEDYPIGKKEHGPDFLLDNRHLWLRSPRQWAIQRIRHTISYATFEWMDQHHFLRMDAPILTPAACEGTTTLFEVPYFDLGKAYLSQSGQLYSEAAIFAHGRCYDFGPVFRAEKSKTRRHLTEFWMMDAEAAFVEHDENLKIQEGLVSFIVKKVLEKNRNELKILERDTAPLEKIVAPFYRLTHSQAIQKLHALGSDIKDEEDLGGDDETKLSQSYDKPVFIEKYPAKVKAFYMKRDPQNPELALCADLLAPEGYGEIIGGSQREESIDVLLERLQEHNLPRASFEWYLDLRKYGSVPHSGFGFGLERLVSWICKLDHVRESIPFPRMIYRNTP
- a CDS encoding cation transporter, which produces MKKQRPTFKCLPTSFADSPYRTKEKNALFWCMLVTGLAMLVEFFGGLWTNSLALLSDAAHMFSHLFSLGVSFAAIVLASREVDEARSYGFHRAEILAALFNGITLFLIVLWIGYDAIHRFLNPVPIATSAMLWIAVFGLLVNLGTMVILKSVRAKDLNVRSAFFHMLSDTLSSVGIIIAGVLIYYTGKTWLDPFASLLIAVMILLWSFQLIRESVHILLESKPKHLSPKEIAAALRKEIPGIHGVHHIHIWELTSELYAFTAHIEIENIRISESEQLHKQINQLLCERYHITHTNLQFECKR